A portion of the Lolium rigidum isolate FL_2022 chromosome 1, APGP_CSIRO_Lrig_0.1, whole genome shotgun sequence genome contains these proteins:
- the LOC124663181 gene encoding uncharacterized protein LOC124663181 encodes MLDDLPDEIVVHKILISLPPKDVGHCRAVRRSWRDTTTTPEFTLAHHQRQPSLPIIDGLPSRLLVFFKIVVHKILVSMRPKDVGRCRAVRRSWRDPTTTPEFTLGHHRHQPSLPIVDRLPSRFVVLHGGSGDGAVSDQQLWAFHPNPTLSGPICLHASTDGLLVISHGCRFHIYSPAIRRHALLPQPEHTLPCNSILDLYRHGTTGEYRVLWSSTTGDETALHVLTVGDNESRSVRVTMPSSPSLEQAVLQGLPRDTHYTGAATDHPPVHHRGNLHSMRRHRGATDTADIADIIVFDAQAESFRLMHTPVKLAYLDKLLEMEGKLALYSIDHRLTAINVWVMQEYEAEIWAFMFRIDVSMMEASQQLYLTSYTKKKKPLESTVQYFTQMAVLNERELLIRFNEKHVLRCDVDGNFLGILNIGKFQSCMLLTQHRLQDSIIPIPPHT; translated from the exons ATGCTGGACGACCTGCCGGACGAGATCGTCGTCCACAAGATCCTCATCAGCCTGCCGCCCAAGGACGTTGGCCACTGCCGCGCCGTTCGCAGGTCCTGGCGCGACACCACCACCACGCCTGAGTTCACGCTCGCACACCACCAACGCCAGCCCTCGCTCCCCATCATCGATGGCCTCCCCTCccgcttgttagttttcttta agATCGTCGTCCACAAGATCCTTGTCAGTATGCGGCCCAAGGACGTTGGCCGCTGCCGCGCCGTTCGCAGGTCCTGGCGCGACCCCACCACCACGCCCGAGTTCACGCTCGGGCACCACCGCCACCAGCCCTCTCTCCCCATCGTCGACAGGCTCCCCTCCCGCTTCGTTGTCCTCCATGGTGGCAGCGGTGACGGCGCCGTCTCCGACCAGCAGCTCTGGGCCTTCCACCCGAACCCCACACTCAGTGGCCCGATCTGCCTACACGCTTCCACGGACGGGCTCCTCGTCATCTCACACGGATGCCGGTTCCACATCTACAGCCCGGCCATCCGCCGGCACGCTCTGCTGCCGCAGCCCGAGCATACTCTCCCCTGCAACAGCATACTCGACCTCTACCGGCACGGCACAACCGGGGAATACAGGGTGCTCTGGTCTTCAACAACGGGGGATGAAACAGCGTTGCACGTTCTCACCGTGGGAGACAACGAGTCGAGGAGCGTCAGGGTCACAATGCCGTCCTCGCCTTCCCTAGAGCAGGCAGTGCTCCAGGGGCTACCCCGGGACACCCATTACACCGGCGCCGCCACCGATCATCCGCCGGTCCACCACCGTGGCAATCTGCactcgatgcgcagacatcgtggCGCCACGGACACGGCAGACATTGCGGACATCATCGTGTTCGACGCACAAGCCGAGTCATTCCGGTTGATGCACACCCCTGTCAAGCTCGCTTATTTGGATAAGCTGTtagagatggaagggaagcttgcTCTGTACAGCATCGACCACCGCCTCACCGCTATAAATGTCTGGGTGATGCAGGAGTACGAGGCTGAGATCTGGGCCTTCATGTTCCGGATTGACGTCTCAATGATGGAGGCATCACAGCAACTTTACTTAACTTCTTACACGAAGAAGAAGAAACCACTCGAATCAACGGTGCAGTACTTCACTCAAATGGCTGTGCTCAATGAGCGTGAGCTGCTCATCAGGTTTAACGAAAAACATGTGCTGCGCTGCGACGTTGATGGGAATTTCTTAGGTATACTGAACATCGGAAAGTTTCAATCTTGTATGTTGCTCACTCAGCACCGCCTCCAGGATAGCATCATTCCGATACCACCCCATACGTGA